A genomic window from Cloacibacillus evryensis DSM 19522 includes:
- a CDS encoding ABC transporter ATP-binding protein has translation MTGDKLLEIEDLHVSVEGRAVLKGVSLSVGEGEIHALFGPNGSGKTTLLNTVIGFSRYKITRGAIYFKGRDITGATIDERARLGVGISFQRPPTIKGVTLRSLISFGSPNLSREEIEKTAAKLDAEEFLDREINAGLSGGEMKRTEMLQIILQSPELVCLDEPESGVDLENMALIGKAARIALGRDSFDGAACRRSIKSRRADYKSGLIITHTGQIMDHLYVDKGHVLMNGEIVCSGNALELLGEIRSHGYTECFRCAGCERSEG, from the coding sequence ATGACTGGTGATAAATTACTGGAAATAGAGGATCTGCATGTCTCCGTGGAGGGGCGCGCTGTCTTAAAGGGAGTCTCGCTTTCGGTCGGAGAGGGCGAGATACACGCGCTTTTTGGCCCCAACGGCTCTGGCAAGACGACGCTGCTCAATACCGTGATCGGCTTTTCACGCTATAAGATAACGCGCGGCGCGATATATTTTAAGGGACGGGATATCACCGGCGCGACAATCGACGAGCGCGCGCGGCTGGGGGTAGGCATCTCCTTCCAGCGGCCGCCGACGATAAAGGGTGTGACGCTGCGTTCGCTGATCTCCTTCGGCAGCCCTAACCTCTCGCGGGAGGAGATCGAGAAGACGGCGGCAAAGCTCGACGCCGAAGAATTCCTCGACCGCGAGATAAACGCCGGGCTCTCCGGCGGAGAGATGAAGCGCACGGAGATGCTTCAGATAATTCTCCAGTCGCCGGAGCTCGTCTGTCTCGACGAGCCGGAATCGGGCGTCGACCTGGAGAATATGGCGCTGATCGGCAAGGCGGCGCGCATCGCCCTCGGGCGCGACAGCTTTGACGGCGCGGCCTGCCGCCGCTCGATCAAGAGCCGCCGTGCCGATTATAAATCCGGCCTCATCATCACGCATACAGGGCAGATAATGGATCATCTCTATGTCGATAAGGGACATGTGCTGATGAACGGCGAAATAGTCTGCTCGGGAAACGCCCTGGAACTGCTCGGTGAGATAAGGAGCCACGGCTATACCGAATGCTTCCGCTGCGCGGGCTGCGAAAGGAGTGAGGGCTGA
- a CDS encoding SufB/SufD family protein: MKEEFRVDEHLDDFRADAPVHDEIKNIAELPAGDRERLLRAGIDDEEKAAGTFVHADHNTVYCNANLKGVELMPISYALFKYDGLKDYCWKIIEKEKDPFTELAAKRSEGGYFIRTEKGAKVDYPVQACMYIETDALAQDVHNIVIAEEGSELNIISGCASGPNVRSGLHVGVSEMYVKKGATLSFTMVHDWAEEMSVRPRTVVVVEEGGRYISNYICLKPAKDLQMYPTVYLNGEDSVATFNTVLMAGPGSKMDTGSRVYLRGGGSRAEIVSRTVSTGGDIYARGHLIGEEAGVKAHLECNGLLLSNQGKIHAIPELEARHKDLEMSHEAAVGKINQEETEYLMARGLSETEAQSLIIKGFLSLDILGLPELLRKDVERTIEESTAAGAM, from the coding sequence ATGAAAGAAGAATTCCGTGTGGACGAACATCTGGACGATTTCAGAGCCGACGCTCCCGTCCATGACGAGATAAAAAATATCGCCGAACTTCCCGCCGGTGATCGTGAAAGGCTTCTGCGGGCCGGTATCGACGACGAGGAGAAGGCGGCGGGGACCTTTGTCCACGCCGACCATAACACCGTCTACTGCAACGCGAACCTCAAGGGCGTGGAGCTGATGCCCATCTCCTACGCGCTCTTTAAGTATGACGGGCTCAAAGACTACTGCTGGAAGATCATCGAGAAAGAAAAAGACCCCTTCACCGAATTGGCGGCGAAGCGTTCCGAGGGCGGATACTTCATCCGCACCGAAAAGGGCGCGAAGGTCGACTATCCCGTCCAGGCCTGCATGTACATTGAGACGGACGCGCTGGCGCAGGACGTGCACAATATCGTCATCGCGGAGGAGGGTTCGGAGCTTAATATCATCTCCGGCTGCGCCTCCGGCCCCAACGTGCGCTCCGGCCTCCATGTCGGGGTCTCTGAGATGTATGTCAAGAAGGGGGCGACGCTCTCCTTCACGATGGTCCACGACTGGGCCGAGGAGATGTCGGTGCGCCCGCGTACCGTCGTCGTCGTCGAAGAGGGGGGCCGCTACATCTCCAACTACATCTGCCTCAAACCGGCAAAAGACCTGCAGATGTACCCGACTGTCTATCTCAACGGCGAGGACTCCGTCGCCACATTCAACACCGTGCTGATGGCGGGTCCCGGTTCGAAGATGGACACCGGCTCGCGCGTCTATCTGCGCGGGGGGGGTAGCCGCGCGGAGATCGTCTCGCGCACCGTCTCCACCGGAGGTGACATCTACGCGCGCGGCCACCTCATCGGCGAAGAGGCGGGCGTCAAGGCGCACCTGGAATGCAACGGCCTGCTGCTCTCAAACCAGGGCAAGATCCACGCAATACCGGAGCTTGAGGCGCGCCATAAAGACCTAGAGATGTCGCACGAGGCGGCGGTCGGCAAGATAAACCAGGAGGAGACGGAATATCTCATGGCGCGCGGCCTCTCCGAGACCGAGGCGCAGTCGCTGATCATCAAAGGCTTCCTCTCGCTCGACATCCTCGGCCTGCCGGAGTTGCTGCGCAAAGACGTGGAGCGGACGATCGAGGAATCGACGGCCGCCGGGGCGATGTGA
- a CDS encoding magnesium transporter CorA family protein, producing MLKITKTTESQLIELTPDRIEVGAWINLVRPSADELNAVEAITEAPQDFIRSALDPEESSRIEIEDNHILVLINVPINHDSHVYEYDTIPLGIIITPDYIVTICQEYNDVIQNFSETRFRYFSTFKRTRLLFQILYRSAMLFLKDLRQMTRRSDQIEQDLRKSMKNEELFQLLDLQKGLTYYSMSLRSNKVVVERLLRLCSNPQVSHIIKFREEDEELLDDVRVEYDQAIEMAQIQTDVLAGMMDAFASVISNNLNIVMKFLASITIVMAIPTMVASFFGMNVPVPWEGDPMGFVIVSIVALGLTIVSIWVLWKKRLF from the coding sequence ATGTTAAAGATCACCAAGACCACCGAGTCGCAGCTCATCGAGCTGACGCCCGACCGGATAGAGGTCGGCGCGTGGATAAACCTTGTACGCCCGTCGGCGGACGAACTCAACGCGGTAGAGGCGATAACGGAGGCGCCGCAGGACTTCATCAGGTCCGCGCTTGACCCCGAGGAATCGTCTCGTATTGAGATAGAGGATAACCATATCCTTGTCCTTATAAATGTTCCGATAAATCATGACTCGCATGTCTATGAATACGACACGATACCGCTCGGCATTATAATCACCCCTGATTACATCGTCACCATCTGCCAGGAATACAACGACGTCATCCAGAATTTTTCCGAGACGCGCTTCCGTTATTTCAGCACCTTCAAGCGCACGCGGCTCTTATTCCAGATACTGTACCGTTCGGCGATGCTCTTCCTGAAAGACCTGCGTCAGATGACGCGCCGTTCCGACCAGATAGAGCAGGACCTGCGCAAGTCGATGAAGAACGAGGAGCTCTTCCAGCTGCTCGACCTGCAAAAGGGGCTCACCTACTATTCAATGTCCCTGCGCTCCAACAAGGTCGTCGTGGAAAGGCTGCTGCGTCTCTGTTCCAACCCGCAGGTGAGCCACATCATCAAATTCCGCGAGGAGGACGAAGAGCTGCTCGACGACGTCCGTGTCGAATACGACCAGGCGATCGAGATGGCGCAGATACAGACCGACGTCCTCGCGGGGATGATGGACGCCTTCGCCTCCGTCATCTCCAACAACCTGAACATCGTGATGAAATTCCTCGCCTCGATAACCATCGTCATGGCTATCCCGACGATGGTGGCCAGCTTCTTCGGCATGAACGTTCCCGTCCCCTGGGAGGGCGATCCGATGGGATTCGTCATCGTCAGCATCGTCGCGCTGGGGCTGACGATCGTCTCTATCTGGGTGCTCTGGAAGAAGCGGCTCTTCTAA
- a CDS encoding TetR/AcrR family transcriptional regulator — protein MYAEERDTSKRILEAALDLISQRGYANVSMRDIARQAGVAISQIAYHYKNKEGLFIALIRQVKESFLGDIQEKMSRISTSDEFIDFLCEYSKESIVRDSDIHRLRLEFSNLAMGPGPFRAEFSTLVGELLDIVASYVSDYAPHLEILKTHSPRQVANFIIALILGVSTQYLAEGKDKRALETIDILKAAIK, from the coding sequence TTGTACGCTGAAGAGAGGGATACGTCGAAAAGAATACTGGAGGCCGCGCTTGACCTTATTTCACAGAGGGGATACGCCAATGTCTCCATGCGCGACATCGCCAGGCAGGCCGGCGTCGCCATCAGCCAGATCGCCTACCATTACAAAAACAAAGAGGGGCTCTTCATCGCCCTGATAAGACAGGTCAAAGAATCTTTTCTCGGCGACATTCAGGAAAAGATGAGCCGGATCTCCACCTCGGACGAGTTTATCGATTTTCTCTGCGAATATTCAAAAGAGAGCATCGTCAGGGACTCCGACATCCACCGGCTGCGCCTTGAATTTTCCAACCTCGCGATGGGCCCCGGGCCCTTCAGGGCGGAATTCAGCACCCTCGTCGGCGAACTCTTGGACATCGTCGCCTCGTACGTCTCCGACTACGCCCCCCACCTGGAGATCCTGAAGACACATTCACCGCGGCAAGTCGCGAATTTTATCATCGCCCTCATCCTCGGCGTCTCCACGCAGTATCTTGCGGAGGGCAAGGATAAGAGGGCCCTTGAAACAATAGACATCCTGAAAGCGGCGATAAAATAA
- a CDS encoding HlyD family secretion protein, translating into MKVSEFFTGKRILIAILVILIVGSSVAIYFKEKPKDKYVRASGTVEVTQVQLAPLAGGRIVELAVEESDHVRKGQFIARLSMDGADDELKMAEAALAGAKAQLDELKNGFRKEDISKAKAELAARRVQYEQARRDEKRFAALAADGVVAERDAELYSEAAKASRSAMQAASDQVRLLENGMRPEQIAAAEANVARAESAYRKAKTLVGYKEFYSPADGVVLTKNYQVGDVVNAGAPIATLGDMNDCWVKLYIPSTQLGLIKLGAKCSVYVDPFPKRAFEATVTEVNQQAEYNPRMSLTQNERANMVFWIKISINDTEGVIKPGMPADVTIL; encoded by the coding sequence ATGAAGGTCTCGGAATTCTTTACAGGCAAGAGGATCCTCATAGCGATTTTAGTGATACTTATCGTCGGCTCATCCGTCGCCATCTACTTTAAGGAGAAGCCAAAGGACAAATATGTCAGGGCCTCGGGAACTGTCGAGGTGACGCAGGTGCAGCTCGCGCCGCTCGCCGGCGGGCGGATCGTGGAGCTCGCGGTGGAGGAGTCCGACCATGTCAGGAAAGGGCAGTTCATCGCGCGCCTCTCAATGGACGGGGCCGACGACGAGCTGAAGATGGCGGAGGCGGCTCTTGCCGGCGCGAAGGCGCAGCTTGACGAGTTGAAAAACGGTTTCCGCAAGGAGGATATCTCAAAGGCGAAGGCCGAGCTCGCCGCGCGCCGTGTGCAGTATGAGCAGGCCCGGCGCGACGAAAAGCGCTTTGCGGCGCTTGCGGCAGACGGCGTGGTGGCGGAGCGGGACGCGGAGCTCTACAGCGAGGCGGCGAAAGCCTCCCGCAGCGCGATGCAGGCGGCCTCCGACCAGGTGCGGCTGTTGGAAAACGGCATGCGCCCCGAGCAGATAGCGGCGGCGGAGGCTAATGTCGCGCGCGCCGAATCCGCTTACCGAAAGGCCAAGACCCTGGTAGGCTATAAAGAATTTTACTCGCCCGCGGACGGCGTCGTACTGACGAAAAACTATCAGGTCGGCGACGTCGTGAACGCTGGCGCGCCCATCGCCACTCTCGGCGATATGAACGACTGCTGGGTCAAGCTCTATATCCCCTCGACGCAGCTTGGCCTTATCAAGCTGGGCGCGAAGTGCAGCGTCTATGTAGATCCCTTCCCCAAACGCGCCTTCGAGGCGACCGTAACGGAGGTCAACCAGCAGGCCGAATATAATCCGCGCATGTCGCTGACGCAGAACGAGCGCGCGAATATGGTCTTCTGGATAAAGATATCCATCAACGACACGGAGGGCGTCATAAAGCCCGGAATGCCGGCCGACGTCACGATATTATGA
- a CDS encoding ABC transporter ATP-binding protein → MTAAAQERILSYRGVAKSFGAQRALDGVDLEIKRGEIFGFIGPDGAGKTTMMRIAMGIINPDGGECMLLGSADRRRARVMAGYVPQLFSLYMNMSVMENINLFGSLYGKPVSEVVARAEYILSRVGLWGFRDRFAGNLSGGMKQKLALAIGLLNTPEILLLDEPTTGVDPVARREFWALLYQFNHEGLTIVVSTPYMDEAELCTRKLFLNNGKILDVGTTGELLSRYPYKLLSLDSGGREVRGWLAGRPHIVDANMFGSKYHIVTDDACGARRSVEAAFREHGGTPPGLRDIDPGLEDLFVAFAGKED, encoded by the coding sequence ATGACGGCGGCCGCGCAGGAGCGCATCCTCTCTTATCGCGGCGTCGCGAAAAGCTTCGGCGCGCAGCGCGCTCTCGACGGCGTGGATCTGGAGATAAAGAGAGGGGAAATATTCGGATTCATCGGCCCGGACGGGGCGGGGAAGACGACGATGATGCGCATCGCGATGGGGATCATCAACCCCGACGGCGGCGAGTGTATGCTGCTCGGTTCGGCGGACAGGAGAAGGGCGCGCGTCATGGCGGGCTATGTGCCGCAGCTCTTCAGCCTTTATATGAACATGAGCGTCATGGAGAATATCAACCTTTTCGGCTCGCTCTACGGCAAGCCCGTGAGCGAGGTCGTGGCGCGCGCGGAATACATCCTTTCGCGCGTCGGACTATGGGGGTTCCGCGACCGTTTCGCGGGGAACCTCTCGGGAGGCATGAAGCAGAAGCTGGCGCTGGCGATCGGGCTGCTCAACACGCCGGAGATACTGCTGCTTGACGAGCCGACGACGGGCGTAGACCCCGTGGCGCGGCGCGAGTTCTGGGCGCTGCTCTACCAGTTCAACCACGAGGGGCTCACGATCGTGGTCAGCACTCCTTATATGGACGAGGCCGAGCTCTGCACGCGCAAGCTCTTCCTCAACAACGGAAAGATACTTGACGTCGGCACGACGGGCGAGCTGCTCTCGCGCTATCCCTACAAACTGCTGAGCCTTGACAGCGGCGGCCGCGAGGTCCGCGGCTGGCTTGCGGGCCGCCCGCATATCGTGGACGCCAACATGTTCGGTTCGAAATACCATATCGTGACGGACGACGCCTGCGGCGCGCGCCGTTCCGTCGAGGCGGCCTTCAGGGAACACGGAGGCACTCCGCCCGGACTGCGCGATATCGATCCGGGCCTCGAGGACCTCTTCGTCGCCTTCGCGGGAAAGGAGGATTAA
- a CDS encoding ABC transporter ATP-binding protein: protein MPPVVVQTEHLTKKFGSFTAVDDINMSIEEGEVYGFLGPNGAGKSTTIRMLCGLLAPTSGKGLVLGLDLASNGQELKEKIGYMSQKFSLYPELSVLENLNLYSGLYGLTGAAKKKRIDEMLDLAGLVGRENEPTSALSGGWRQRLALGCAILHKPKILFLDEATSGVDPKARLLFWDIIYDLAADGTTVMVTTHFMDEAEHCNKVAFIYYGRLIADDSPDNLKKKIPGKLYEVTADDPMALLAKVQAGEDGPVIDSYFFGDKIHLLVSPDREITAEGIFAESKIERIEQSMEDVFVYLVKSHAGDDLGSGRISGIGNITTSQAKGAEKEGIK, encoded by the coding sequence ATGCCTCCCGTAGTGGTACAGACAGAACATCTGACGAAAAAATTCGGCAGCTTCACCGCCGTCGACGATATAAACATGTCCATCGAAGAGGGGGAAGTCTACGGCTTTCTCGGCCCCAACGGAGCGGGAAAATCGACGACGATCAGGATGCTCTGCGGCCTGCTCGCCCCCACCTCGGGCAAGGGGCTCGTCCTTGGGCTCGACCTCGCATCGAACGGACAGGAATTGAAAGAGAAGATCGGCTACATGTCGCAGAAGTTCTCGCTCTATCCCGAGCTCTCCGTGCTTGAGAACCTCAACCTCTATTCCGGGCTCTACGGACTTACGGGCGCGGCAAAGAAAAAACGCATCGATGAAATGCTTGATCTCGCGGGGCTCGTCGGGCGCGAAAACGAACCGACCTCCGCCCTCTCGGGAGGCTGGCGGCAGCGGCTCGCGCTCGGATGCGCCATCCTCCATAAACCGAAGATACTTTTCCTCGACGAGGCGACGAGCGGCGTCGACCCCAAGGCGCGCCTGCTCTTCTGGGACATCATCTACGACCTCGCCGCGGATGGCACCACCGTGATGGTCACCACCCATTTCATGGACGAGGCGGAGCACTGCAACAAAGTCGCCTTCATCTATTACGGCAGGCTTATCGCCGACGACTCGCCGGATAATCTCAAGAAAAAGATCCCCGGCAAGCTCTACGAGGTGACGGCGGACGACCCGATGGCGCTGCTCGCGAAGGTGCAGGCCGGCGAGGACGGCCCGGTGATCGACTCCTATTTCTTCGGCGACAAGATACACCTGCTCGTATCGCCGGATAGGGAGATAACCGCGGAGGGCATCTTCGCGGAGAGCAAAATAGAGCGCATCGAACAATCGATGGAGGACGTCTTCGTCTACCTCGTTAAATCCCACGCCGGCGACGACCTGGGCAGCGGGCGGATATCCGGGATCGGAAATATAACTACGTCACAGGCCAAAGGCGCCGAAAAAGAGGGGATAAAATGA
- a CDS encoding ABC transporter permease has product MNWERMHALIVKEFIQLMRDRITLAIVVFMPLAQLLIFGFAINTDIKHLPTVIFDQSRTQESRSMINSLTSSNYFDVARYAGSVKEVDETVESGRAKVGIVFPPDYASRIKGGRQTSVQVIIDATDNLSASSALAAAQTIGMLKSQEILAEKFSRLGVKVPGQTIDMRIRLWYNPDFITSWYIVPGIMGMLLTITLISMMSMAIVRESEQGTLEQLLVTPMKIWELLFSKIIPYIVVGYVQVFISIIVGIFVFNMPFLGSITLFYFLTFFYVVASLSLGIMISCFAQNQTQALQMSVFIILPSVLLSGFVFPLESMPLGFRYLGECLPITYYISLSRQIILKGGGLAYVWRDTLALIAYIAVMFTASILMFKRRFVP; this is encoded by the coding sequence ATGAACTGGGAACGGATGCACGCACTGATAGTAAAAGAATTCATACAGCTCATGCGCGACCGCATCACGCTGGCGATAGTCGTCTTCATGCCGCTGGCGCAGCTGCTCATCTTCGGTTTCGCCATCAACACCGACATCAAGCACCTGCCCACCGTCATCTTCGACCAGTCGCGCACGCAGGAGAGCCGTTCGATGATAAACAGCCTTACCTCGAGCAACTATTTCGACGTCGCCAGATACGCCGGCAGCGTGAAGGAGGTCGACGAGACCGTCGAATCGGGACGCGCGAAGGTCGGCATCGTCTTCCCGCCTGATTACGCGAGCCGGATAAAGGGCGGCCGCCAGACCTCCGTGCAGGTGATCATCGACGCGACGGACAACCTCAGCGCCTCCTCGGCGCTTGCCGCGGCGCAGACTATCGGCATGCTCAAATCGCAGGAGATACTGGCGGAGAAATTTTCGCGGCTCGGCGTCAAAGTGCCGGGGCAGACCATAGACATGAGGATACGCCTCTGGTACAACCCCGACTTTATCACCTCGTGGTATATCGTGCCGGGCATCATGGGGATGCTGCTCACCATAACCCTCATATCGATGATGTCGATGGCGATCGTCCGCGAAAGCGAGCAGGGGACGCTTGAACAGCTGCTCGTCACGCCGATGAAGATCTGGGAGCTGCTCTTTTCCAAGATAATCCCCTATATCGTCGTCGGCTACGTGCAGGTGTTCATCTCGATCATCGTCGGCATCTTCGTCTTCAACATGCCCTTCCTCGGGAGCATCACCCTCTTCTACTTCCTCACCTTCTTCTACGTGGTGGCGAGCCTCTCTCTGGGCATAATGATCTCCTGCTTCGCGCAGAACCAGACGCAGGCGCTGCAGATGTCGGTATTCATCATCCTGCCGAGCGTGCTCCTTTCGGGCTTTGTCTTCCCGCTGGAATCAATGCCGCTGGGTTTTCGCTACCTCGGAGAGTGTCTGCCGATAACATATTACATCAGCCTCTCGCGCCAGATAATCCTGAAGGGCGGCGGCCTCGCCTACGTATGGCGGGACACCCTCGCGCTCATCGCCTACATCGCGGTGATGTTCACGGCCTCGATACTGATGTTCAAACGCCGCTTCGTTCCGTAA
- a CDS encoding TolC family protein, whose amino-acid sequence MLTRKIIMAFLIISFAAGAVAAAPAPMPSAAPRSADMAPAVDDAALAALLVKAAANNPQIAAAAQKTAAAEAQVSQAQAKMGPKASAGMGALWMRDGISKNADIPGMGMLNVPILGSHTYAAAVGLTQVIYAGGSLTAQKQAAQLARDAAAAQERRTAQSVENAVCRAYYTLRCAQAKELVAEEAVSLSKSHMAQAEKLLKAGVVAKNDVLRSKVAVASAELDLIRAQNGSAVAFTALRRAVGADLPDGLAETRPLNKILTAAEGQPPYGEAKGAAELAMERREELKVYALLSGQAEKLARAAQGQMLPQILGAVGYFAADDKFFPSEQSEPAAAVGLYWNFYDSGEMRAKTNEAKAKAKELLFMLDDMKNAIRMEVTQADLNLKSAHSRLVVAARQAGEAREDYRIATRRYAESVGTNLDTLDARLALTNSLTELATAMYDIKMAEADLRYAIGE is encoded by the coding sequence ATGCTTACCAGAAAAATAATCATGGCATTTCTGATAATATCATTCGCGGCGGGCGCCGTCGCGGCGGCACCCGCCCCAATGCCGTCCGCCGCGCCTCGCTCTGCCGATATGGCGCCTGCCGTCGACGACGCGGCGCTCGCGGCGCTGCTGGTAAAGGCCGCCGCCAACAACCCGCAGATAGCGGCGGCGGCGCAGAAAACCGCGGCCGCCGAGGCGCAGGTCTCTCAGGCTCAGGCAAAGATGGGACCGAAGGCCTCCGCCGGCATGGGCGCGCTGTGGATGCGCGACGGGATATCAAAAAATGCAGATATTCCCGGCATGGGCATGCTTAACGTACCGATACTGGGTTCACACACATACGCGGCGGCGGTCGGCCTTACGCAGGTCATCTATGCCGGAGGCTCGCTGACGGCACAGAAACAGGCGGCGCAGCTCGCGCGCGACGCGGCGGCGGCGCAGGAGAGGCGTACCGCGCAGAGCGTGGAAAACGCCGTCTGCCGCGCCTATTACACACTGCGCTGCGCGCAGGCCAAGGAACTTGTGGCCGAAGAGGCCGTGTCGCTGTCGAAAAGCCACATGGCGCAGGCCGAAAAACTCTTAAAAGCCGGCGTCGTGGCGAAAAATGACGTCCTGCGCAGCAAAGTCGCGGTCGCCTCCGCGGAGCTGGACCTTATCCGCGCGCAGAACGGCAGCGCCGTCGCCTTCACGGCGCTGCGGCGCGCCGTAGGCGCAGACCTCCCCGACGGACTTGCCGAGACGCGCCCTCTCAATAAAATACTTACCGCCGCGGAGGGACAGCCGCCGTACGGCGAAGCCAAAGGCGCGGCGGAACTGGCGATGGAGAGGCGCGAGGAACTGAAGGTCTACGCGCTGCTTTCCGGACAGGCGGAAAAACTCGCGCGCGCCGCGCAGGGGCAGATGCTGCCGCAGATACTGGGCGCGGTCGGTTACTTTGCCGCCGATGATAAATTTTTCCCCAGCGAGCAGAGCGAACCGGCGGCTGCCGTCGGCCTCTACTGGAACTTCTACGACAGCGGAGAGATGCGCGCCAAGACCAACGAAGCCAAAGCCAAGGCCAAAGAGCTGCTCTTTATGCTTGACGATATGAAAAACGCTATCCGCATGGAGGTCACGCAGGCCGATCTCAACCTGAAATCGGCACACAGCCGCCTCGTCGTAGCCGCGAGGCAGGCCGGCGAGGCGCGCGAAGATTACCGGATCGCCACGCGCCGTTACGCGGAGAGCGTCGGCACCAACCTTGACACGCTCGACGCGCGCCTCGCGCTGACGAACAGCCTCACGGAGCTGGCCACCGCGATGTACGATATCAAAATGGCGGAGGCCGACCTGCGCTACGCGATAGGAGAATAA
- a CDS encoding FadR/GntR family transcriptional regulator, translating to MIQAISRVTLTQSISDQMLKLIKDGTWKPGDKIPSENELASSFSVSRNSIREAVKILNKMNVLTSCPGQGTFLAQDAVSRILSLEVIDIGYKNASVEEIYEIRTLLESQSAYWAALRVTDDDIDELNDLLRLSRDNENRDIAEQNRIHYAFHDAIIRMSKNTLLIHMLSSIKAEIDAHHASFDNLPAADITNLINDQEKVIAAILNKKPEEARLAMISHLERAMRLIK from the coding sequence ATGATTCAGGCAATTTCAAGGGTCACATTGACCCAGTCTATTTCGGATCAGATGTTGAAGCTAATAAAAGACGGGACATGGAAGCCTGGCGATAAAATACCCAGTGAAAATGAGCTTGCATCGTCATTTTCTGTCAGCAGGAATTCAATCAGGGAGGCGGTAAAAATCTTAAACAAGATGAACGTCCTCACTTCCTGTCCGGGACAGGGAACATTCCTAGCGCAGGACGCAGTCAGCCGCATCCTGTCGCTTGAAGTCATAGACATCGGCTATAAAAACGCTTCCGTAGAGGAGATATACGAGATACGCACGTTACTGGAATCGCAGAGTGCCTATTGGGCGGCGCTGCGCGTGACGGACGACGATATTGACGAATTGAATGATCTCTTAAGACTGAGCCGTGACAACGAAAACCGCGATATCGCGGAACAAAACAGGATACATTACGCTTTCCATGACGCGATCATCCGTATGAGCAAGAACACTTTATTAATACACATGCTTTCATCAATAAAGGCCGAAATCGACGCACACCACGCAAGTTTTGACAACCTGCCCGCAGCGGATATCACAAATCTCATCAACGACCAGGAAAAAGTCATAGCCGCTATTTTAAATAAGAAACCCGAAGAAGCGCGGCTGGCGATGATATCTCATCTTGAAAGAGCGATGCGGCTTATAAAATAG
- a CDS encoding ornithine cyclodeaminase family protein yields the protein MPCKLVNAEIVEKLLTMKDAITACEEAFCDWGNGEVVCPTKITLELGEDAEWPPYKNGLNAMPAYIHSKKSAGIKCVGGSLNNPQWGLPYIIALILLFDPATGIFRCVMDGAQITNYRTGAQAAVAAKYIEDKKKIKFGLFGAGVQGRTQLMAFNEVFEIEEVHLYDINSQAAKAFVEEMSKTVNTKFVIKEDPKDVMDDTDIIVSVTHGRNKFIKNEWFKKGQIIFPMGSFTECEDELLLGADHVIVDSIGQTMHRGALKSVVDSGKFKKENISATIGELVCGKKEYHISPDEKIVCVPIGTGAMDVAVATMIYEKAMAQNFGEPYVFNNAVEI from the coding sequence ATGCCGTGCAAATTGGTCAATGCGGAGATCGTTGAAAAGTTACTGACGATGAAAGATGCGATAACCGCGTGTGAGGAAGCGTTTTGTGATTGGGGCAACGGAGAGGTCGTCTGTCCGACAAAAATTACCCTTGAGCTTGGCGAAGACGCGGAATGGCCGCCGTACAAAAATGGCCTCAACGCGATGCCAGCATATATCCACAGCAAAAAAAGTGCGGGCATCAAATGTGTAGGCGGCTCGCTGAACAACCCGCAGTGGGGATTGCCATATATCATAGCTTTAATATTACTTTTCGATCCCGCAACGGGAATATTTCGCTGTGTGATGGACGGCGCTCAGATAACGAATTACAGAACGGGAGCGCAGGCCGCCGTCGCCGCTAAATACATCGAGGATAAGAAAAAAATCAAGTTTGGCCTCTTCGGAGCCGGCGTACAGGGCCGTACGCAGCTGATGGCCTTCAACGAGGTCTTCGAGATCGAAGAGGTTCATCTCTATGACATAAATTCGCAGGCTGCGAAGGCGTTCGTGGAAGAGATGTCGAAAACCGTCAACACAAAATTCGTCATCAAAGAAGATCCAAAAGATGTAATGGACGATACGGATATCATCGTATCGGTGACGCACGGCAGAAATAAATTTATTAAGAACGAATGGTTTAAAAAAGGCCAGATCATCTTCCCGATGGGTTCGTTCACCGAATGCGAGGACGAGCTTCTTTTGGGCGCCGACCATGTGATCGTGGATTCCATAGGGCAGACGATGCACAGGGGGGCGCTGAAGAGTGTCGTGGATTCCGGAAAGTTTAAGAAAGAAAATATCAGCGCGACTATCGGCGAGCTGGTATGCGGCAAAAAAGAGTACCATATTTCACCCGATGAAAAAATAGTCTGCGTACCCATCGGCACCGGTGCGATGGATGTAGCCGTCGCCACGATGATCTACGAAAAGGCAATGGCGCAAAACTTTGGCGAGCCTTACGTTTTCAACAATGCTGTAGAAATTTAG